The region TCGCGCAGTTGCCAACGGACAGGACATCGAAGCACGTGAAGGTATGTGTTACGCACAGTATCTCGGTGGTATGGCCTTTAACAACGCATCTCTTGGTCACGTACACGCCATGGCTCACCAGCTTGGTGGTTTCTATGACCTGCCTCACGGCGAATGTAACGCAATCCTCCTGCCCCACGTTGAGCAGCACAACCTGATTGCAAACGTTGACCGTTTCGCCACCATGGCTGAATGGCTCGGCGTGAACACCGACGGTATGGCTCCTCGTGTTGCTGCTGACGCCGCACTCGACGCTATCCGCCAGCTCTCCGCTGACGTTGGTATTCCTTCCGGTCTCATCGCTCTCGGCGAAAAATACGGCAAGAAGGTATCCGAAAAGGATATCCCGACTATGACAGAAAACGCTCAGAAAGATGCCTGCGGTCTCACCAACCCCAGAATGATGACTGACGAAGCTGTCGCAGCAATCTATAAGGCTGCCTTATAGCATAAAAGTTCCGTCCCGCCTGCGGCACCTGCAAGCCGCAGGCAGGATGTACAAATGTTTTGTCCGCAGGCATACGGATCATTTTGCATAACAGAGGTCATGGATTGGCAAAGATCTAATCCGTTTGCCTGTAGACTTCCGGAAAAGGCGCGCAGGTGGAGCTGCAAACTACATTAATCCGGACAGACAAAGTATTTACCGGGGGGGATTTTAGTCCCCCCAGAAATTTTCTCCATGCAGGCCCGGTTGCTGTTTACGCCAATTAACAAAGCATACGGACCAATGCATATGTTTCAATCACGTGCGGCCCTAACAGGCCGTAGCCCCCGGCACCTTGGAAACAAATGCAATCGGGCCTGCTCTTTCCTCCTCCATCTCAGTAATATTGCTAAAGCCGTAATTATTACGAAACTAGGCAATATAAAATCGAAACCCCCGGCAACTGGATAGTTGCCGGGGGTTAACTAATACTGATTAAATGTAAAAATTAATCATGAATATCCACATAAACCAAAGTCTGGTTTAAAAGCTGGTATGCAATTTCACCGAAAGTTATCGGCCCGACAAAAGGATCTGTCTTTTTGCCTTCCAGTTCAGAATAAAGATAATTAAGGATACAATTACAGGAAAAAGCGATCTTCTTGCCTGCAACGTTATTTTCCATAAGCTGCTGACTGAATGCTCCAGCATAGTCGGAAAGAGGCTTGGCATGTTTATAGCGGACACCGGAAAAGACCGGTGCGTAAAAACTGACTCCATCTTCAGGTGACACAGCCTGAAAACTGATATTAATCAGCGCCCCGTAATAATCAGCAACAAGAGGCAGCTTCGTATCAATATTTTTCTCTGTGATATATTCCGCGAAATTCTTTTTAACCCCGTCAACCATGACAGAATCAGTTGCGAAAGTATCCTTATTGAATGTCAAAATATCGCCGTCTCCCTGTTCAAAGATGTTGACAATCCCAACATCAATCGTCTTGCCGGGGATTAAATCCACATGCATTACCAGGGCTTCGTCTTCATAACTGTTGCCGGTAGCACCGCTGAAAACCTTGGGTTTCACCTTACCCAAATCATCCAGCAACACACCGGAAATCCAACCCACCAGCGGCTGGGATCCGAAATCTTTATAATTCGGCGCATTGAGAGCAAAAGAAACATGTGCGGGGCTTGAAGCAGGGATTATTATAAAGCTGAATCCACCGTCACCGGCATCCAGGTATACATTTCCAAGTTCGTCCTGATTATATTTTTTTAAAGTGACAGAAGCAGCAACATCAGAAATATCAGTCACAAAAAGTTGCTCCTGAGTAACAACCCCTCCTTTGGAAGAAGAAACAAAATAAGGAATGGTTCCTCCAATCCACTTACCCTTTGGTAGTTGAGCCAGAAGACCTTCGTCCCCAGCGATTAAAAGAATTTTTCCCTCAGAAATAAGATCAACAGTTTCTTTGACGCTACGAAGCACTTGATTCATACCCCCTCCTATCCGAACATGGTTTGCAGATCTTCCTTAGCTGAAGCATTATCTGCATTTTTGGTATAAATAGCATGAAGTTCAGCAACAGCCTTGGACACATTCTGCGGAGAGCTGTCCGCCTTAACAGTGCGCATAAGACGTCCCAACAGAATTTTTGCAGCAAGAAACTTTAGCGTATAAGTTTTTTTGCCAGTGACAATCTCCTTCCACCTAGAATTTGAACTCGGAGGAACACCCATGAATAAAACCTCCACTTTAACTTTAATAGATACAGCTTATGAAGTTAACAAAAAACAAATAAACACTTTATTCTGACAACTATATGCACTTTAACACTTGTCACTTTTCTTGTCTCGCTATTTTAAAAAAAAATTATCCATTAATATATTAGGCGCTGACCCACCGATTCTAAACAGGTTGTAAGACATTTAATATATTTTAATTATCTTCATAACCATTAGATACATCATTGATTTTATTTTGATTAACGAATCAATAAAAAATATTACAATAAAAAATGAAAAACCATTTCTACATCAACCTTTTTCGTGTATATAAACTTACAGCATACCCAGATTGCATCTGCCACACGTTACTATGCAGGTGATCAACCTTGAACATCTTCTAATAAAAGACAGTAAGGTAGTAAGGGGATGTTTTTGTTGCCATTATTTTGCTTTTTAATATTAGAAAATAAAATAAATGTATCGCAAACGACCTTGAACAAATACACTCAGGTACCAATTGTTTTTTGGTTAAACATATAAATTAACGTGTTTTTTGTCTTAAAGACTCTTGCCTTATAGAAAGCGTTAATAAGTACACGACTAGGCCCAACCTTCAATAACCTCTTAAGCTAAAAGGATGGTTTCAAATGGCAGTACGTGAACAAGTAAATGGTTTTTTTATTCCCAGTGTTACCCTTATCGGTATTGGCGCGCACAAAGAAATCCCCGCACGCATCAAGGCTCTCGGCGGTAAAAAACCCCTGCTCGTAACAGACAAGGGTATTACCGGAGTCGGCATCACCCAGCAGATCGTAGACATTTTGAAAGCTGAAGGTATGGACTGCATAGTCTATGACGAAACCATTCCCAACCCCACTGACAAGAACGTCGCTGACGGTGTAAAAGCTTATCAGGACAATGGTTGTGACTCACTGATCACTCTCGGTGGCGGTAGCTCCCATGACTGCGGTAAAGGCGTCGGCCTCGTTGTTGCCAACGGCGGCAAGATCCACGACTTTGAAGGTGTAGACAAATCTACCAAACCCATGCCCCCGTACGTAGCAGTTAACACTACTGCCGGTACTGCTTCTGAAATGACCCGTTTCTGTATCATCACTGATACTTCACGCAAAGTTAAAATGGCTATCGTTGACTGG is a window of Maridesulfovibrio sp. DNA encoding:
- a CDS encoding DUF6976 family protein; the encoded protein is MNQVLRSVKETVDLISEGKILLIAGDEGLLAQLPKGKWIGGTIPYFVSSSKGGVVTQEQLFVTDISDVAASVTLKKYNQDELGNVYLDAGDGGFSFIIIPASSPAHVSFALNAPNYKDFGSQPLVGWISGVLLDDLGKVKPKVFSGATGNSYEDEALVMHVDLIPGKTIDVGIVNIFEQGDGDILTFNKDTFATDSVMVDGVKKNFAEYITEKNIDTKLPLVADYYGALINISFQAVSPEDGVSFYAPVFSGVRYKHAKPLSDYAGAFSQQLMENNVAGKKIAFSCNCILNYLYSELEGKKTDPFVGPITFGEIAYQLLNQTLVYVDIHD